The window CCACTAAGAATGCCAAAAGACCAGCATTCCAGCTTCCATTTTCCTTGCTTCTCCTTAAACATTCAATCACATACCCGCACCAGTCCATATTTTTTATATCGTTTTCATTATTCACTGATCCAAGAAACCACTGATTAATTACACCGTTTGACTTTCCTTCGCCCATTATGGTCATAATTGCAACCAAAATATCAATTTTGAAATTTGATCCTCCTTCTGGTTGACTCGTGATCATTTGCATTACATCGCTCAGATGTATTCTCTGCACACCATTCCGAAAACGTGGGTATCTTGTTTTCCACATTGACACTAGAATTGTATCCCCTAGTCCAGCTTTTTTCACTGCTTTAACTTGTATAATTCCCATTGGGAAACCTAAGATGTCATGGACatcttgttttgttattttcatcAATGTTCCATGAACCATCATCTCACAATTCACTGCATCCAATCTATCTACAGCCAAAGATTGCAATTTTCTAGGTAAATGCTCGATATAAAATCCAATCAAACATCCAAAACCTATCTCATGCAAATGAGCTTGTTGTCTAGTAGTTAAACTCTTTAGAATGGATGCAAGCTCATATATATTTTCGTTTAGAGAAGGTTCTTTCTTCTTATgaacattttctttattttcccTTTGATAAACATTCTTCCTTTTATTCTTTGCCACACAAGTGTCCTGGTTGAAACAACAAATAGATCAATCATCAAGTGTCcctttaatttaaaactatatatttgaatttctcCATAATTGGGTAAAATGATTTTTGCCCCTTATTATCACCAACCTAATCACTATGAAactatgggtttagtatttggggatgtaagtaacttttacattttttctattgtgtgaatgtaactttcatttggttcattgtatgtaatcaacccgccaaattgaacgattaatgtaaaagtgtatacgtggcacacCATATGAGCCGCCActtagaagtttttgattggtcaaccttaaaattttacattaattgttcaaatttagcgggttaattgcatacaatgaaccaaatgaaagttacattcacacaatagaaaaaatgtaaaagttaccaACACTTCCAGATACTTAACCCATGAAACTATTTCATCAAGCAAGTGGTTTACATCTTAAAAAGCTAAAGATATTTACACTAAAAGTATTCGAACTATCAATTAGTTATTAGTGTACACTTCACAGATCATAAACACAAACCTGATAGTATAATTGTAGGAACATCATTGTATCTAATGTAGTGATGTTTGATCACCCTAAGGGATTAGAGTAATGAAAGACACCTAACATGTAGCAAGGGAGCAAAGTGTGCACTAAAACGccacattacgcctcatcgcCCACGACCCGATCTCGGGCATGTTAGGTGCTCCGCACCCTCCTTGCCAACTTAGGTGTGACCCCTTATAAAGAATTATTATTCCACCAACACTACTCATAAACAAACCTAATGTTTATTCAACTACCATTTTGGGACAAACCCATATGGTTTCATACCAATGTGCGACAAACCCATATTGTTAAACATGAAACAAAACACACTTTTAAGCTTCCGATAagagatgtgtatatatatatatatatagtgaaaagttatctAGAGAACCCTTTTTTggtgagaacctttgagaacttttcaaatcaagcacaaccgatgattattctttacatgaaaaatgttttttgattgtttatagaataacttatgtgtaattttgaagtttataattgtgtggaggcatggattatcatccgttatacaattatgtggagatttggattcttgatcacatgtgcacgaatattgctatgattacatgtgattgacctgcatacatgtgatcatagcaatattcgtgcacttgtgatcaagaatccaaatctccacataattgtataacggatgataatccatgctccacacaattataaatttcaaaattacacataagttattcagaaaacattaaaaaacaattttcatgaaaagaacaatcatcggttaggcttgatttgaaaagttctcgaaggttctcgtaaaaaaaagattctcaaaataactttaccatatatatatatatacattgatcaatttatgtttaatataactagcatggtacccgcgcaaatgcggcggcggtgTCCACAATGCGATGGTGATGGGCGGCGGTGACGActgatggtggtgacgacgaatAGTGTGGACTATtatgtaaatctaattaatataatggttagtatagttattgtaaaggttgagggactaatggtgtctaattaatataatggttagtatagttattttaaaggttgagggactaatggtgtttttgtttcatttagagCGAGGTTGTATTGTATTTAGGAGGTATTGTTTTAATGAAGGACAATTCTGACATTTTCCgctatgtaactttcaacaagggGTCTATTTAATAAAGAGTATAGATTATTTCATTTCAACACATGAAATAAATTATCATGAATTTTCCAACAATAGCATTACAACACAACACATGATGTTTATCTTTTAATCTATTTATTACTCTTATAATTTTCATCCGTTTATGAATGTATTAGTAATACATGCTACAAAAGTAATCAATGTTTCagaatattataattattaaaaaaaaaaaaaaggtaatatatAAGATGGTCAAAAATATTCCTTTAAAGAGAATTCGAATCTTTGACTGAGATGTGTATAGGATATCCGTTGACCATTAATTATAGGAGAAGGTGTCAAGTTCTTTTAAACCCTTTAGGAGGCTGGTTCCTTTGTTAGGACATTAGGATTTCGATATATagacgaaataattaattaaaacaaaaaacaataccTCGTTATTCTTCTTGTTTGGTGGGAGCCCCAACCTCCAACAAGAGTCGACCCACTCACGATGAAACCTGAGTCCACTTTTTTCTGACTCGACTTCATCTTGAAAAGAAGCCACCACATATTTCCTACTCTTTTGATCACCATTATCAATGATAATCACTTTCTTTACAACACCAATCCACCACCCATCTCTTAGGTAAACATCAACGACATCATTCACCTCAAAGTCCCTATAATTCCCAACAGGAGGCACAGGTCGAACAAAACTAGGGTCAACCACCTCGGTCAACGGTTCATTCGTGTCCACTTCTTTATTCAAAGTATCATAATTTACTTCATACATggtttttttggactttttttttttaataatgttgaTCACTGTGGCGACGTACCATGAACCATCAAAACCTTCTTCGTCGCTTGATACTTCTACTTTGCACCCTATGGGGAATAAACTAATTGCAGCCATTAGTTAGTTCTTGTTGATGATGAGTAGTGTCACTTTTTGGTAAAAAGATTTTTTGAAACGTTTTTTGGATGTATTAGATTTtagatatactcgtatatgtagATAGTGGCATACAGATGGACAACTACTGTGGGTGGGCGGCATAGACTGTATGCATCATTTGGGGTTTCCTGTTTTGGTAGTCGTGTCCTTCATCATTATGGGAGATTAAATACGCAAGAAATATTCTAACAATTTGATACCAGCCGCCTTTTGTTGGAGGAGTAATTTCCTTTGTACTcgtaatctatatttatatctatactattatataaagcaaattGTCCTTcccttttaagtaattaagaacatGAAATCATCATATTAtccttcttatttattcactaatttaaacatcgttacctatatatctataatatcattaataaaataaactacaacatagattttttaatccttaaataaccatattaacccttaccgtcaccgctgcatcgcgcgggcacatcatcgccacaattgccgcaaccacacctttgtcgttaccaccatcaccgctgcatcgcgcaGGCACCCCGTCTCGTATAAATCTATACAAAGTTACATAAAATTTAGTCTGTCCCATGATCACAAAAAAATTACATGTACGTGTCACTTTATCATGTACTAGCATGTTAGCAACTCCAACTCCCACATTTTTATTAGTAACATTTTTAATAGAGTTTTTTAtaacaactttttattattaaaaaagcttttattcaagtttttttatatatttcttttaaagGCAGAGTGGATGAATAAATAACACCCCAACTTTAATGCGTCCACATTTTTATTGTAAgtaacttatttttattattattaaagctttttgttattaaagtaaataactttttatcaataatttgaagagttttaagattttttaagtatttaacaccttcttttatcttaattttgttattaaataatTTGTAACAATTTTTATGAGCGTTTATCATTTGAATGATAGctttatcaaataaaaaatttaaaaagtttttaacaaataacttGACCATCAAAgatgttttaatatttatactatgggattgggtattgtaaaacaagttttatgataaaacaaaaagataaaatcttaacccttagatcatggttaaattgattcACATGAAGAATCACAAAACAATTGATGtgcgatgatttttatgatgcacagtGGTTATCGCtgtagaaaaacctattgttttatttgttttacattaatacttgttttattttacctaaaacctttaTACTATACTATATATGAGCTCTTTTAACGAAGTTACAATATGGAAGCATTCACGTGCTAATGCTATACATGATGAAAGTAAGAGGAATGACATTAATAAGCATACATGCGAATGCGATCAACCTTATCATTTTCACCTTTAAGCAAGGGAACTCTAAGTATCGATTTACCTGTCTTAACTCTTCAGGTCTAAATCAAATAAACTATAGATTTTGTTTGAATCCGACGTTATAGTATACGTTATAATAGCTTATGAGTAATGATAAAAGTGATGTTAGTTTAACTAAAATTTACTATTTAATATGTAATCTTTTAACCAATATGTtatgttaatataaaataaagaaagaggATATGTAATTCAttgacaaataaaataaatatgaacaatGGTTACAAATAAAGAAAACGATAACTTATTTGTTATTACCGTCGATAATCGTCGTTATCACCCCATCATCGTATCACCCGTTATAGTTTTGATCGATTAAAATTGGAAATTCAAGGTTAGCTTATAGcccttatttatattaaatgatgattattattagggGGAAGAGAATATGGGGCTGTCAGACacttaaattgggtgaaaaactcctcacatacctttttttaaactataaaaatcatggggaggggggggggaatcatttaatcaaaatattaaaatattagtatgtgagaggtttttcacccaaattgggtGACtacatactcacttttctcttattattattattattattattattattattattattattattattattattatattagcaTTATATGCTTATGCATCGACCAATCGTATAAGCATATAATGGCATGCCGTAGATACTTTTTTTCCAAATACCTATTGAGGACATGTGATGTTAGTGAAAGCATCACCCAACTATCGTCTTTATAAGACCGATGCTTATAAGGACTTCTCCGGTGTGCCTAGATGGCTTGGACGCCGCCACCAGTTTtgtaaaaccgaaaaaaactgGTTTCTCCCAAACCGGTTCTGGATTTGGAAAAACTGTTAGTTTAAAACCggtttgattttcattttctaaaattgtttttttaccGGTTAAATATCGGTTGAGTTTTGGTTTTTGGAAAAAAGGTCAACCTTTTCACAAAAACCGATGGTTTGGTCAAAATCGTTTTTTGATCTCCTTTTCACAAAAACCGATGGTTTGGTCAAAATCGTTTTTTGATCTCATTGATCAAAACCTATTTCATTTTGGTTTGGAACCGGTTTCTCAAATACCAGTTTTTGGCCATTGCGGGTAACATATGCTAATGTGGATCATACCCaataaaagatgaaagaaaCCGTATCAAAACATTAAACCCATATCAATAtaccactttaaaaaaaaaaaacaacccaaAAACAACATAAATGCCAAAGCCCAAACACACTAAAAGTCCAGCccaattttaaatttttgagagagagagaaaaaatcgagctcgaaaaaaaaaaaaaacagaacaaatttgtttttgttttatatatataaacacaaatcGAAtcgcatatatatatgtataactgtAATAATTATTACACATATGATAATCGTCatacttataattattattagtcaTAGTAATTTCAAATGAAAACAATTCAATcaagttattaatatatattatatttttagggCGAAATTggtttaatatttaaaattgaaGCAACTTTACGTGAAATTAGGAGCTTAAATTGTGGGGGAAAGTTTTATGATTGTGAAATTTGCTTCAGAGATTTTATTAATTCAGGTATTGCTTGCTGAAACCCTAGAATTTTATGAAatgttatatacatatgtatgtatatgtatatattgtataaaccctagaatttttttaattagggTTATTGTTGAATTGTGAATGTATGATTGTGTAGTTTGATTGCAATGAGAAGTGAACTAAAACTGACATTAGGCATTTAGGCCTGTTTTTGTATCGTTTTTTTTATTTCGGTTGCAGAATGCTTTCGGTGTTATTTAAGTttgcagaaaagttttatataagTTATAGTAACTTGGGTTTAGTTTGGTTGATGATTAGTAAGCTATGTTTGGACTAATTATGAAATGAAGTTCTAGGAAGTTTCCGTGTTTGTTTGTTGCTTTGGTAGTTAACATTATTTAATGCTTGAAATGGTGGACAAATGTCGTTTAACATTCTTTCGTATTGTTGTTCTGGTATCTCTAAGCTGCAGTAGGAAGACATAAGTTGTTGGTATAAACCCGTTTAGCAAATCATGATACTTTAGAAATATATACGGGTTAGTAAAGCTATGGTTGTACACTTGTACCAATAATTAAAGTAGATGTTGGAAGGTTTTCGTGTTTATCTGGTTTTGATGCTTGAAATGTTGGGATTATGGATATTGCATGTTCTGTCATCATCTTTGTTTCTAGTTAGGCTATCATTATTCATTAGCTTATGTATAAACTTCTTGCTATTGATATATGATCCCCAACTATCACTTCGAACACATAAATTGCTGATAAATCCCAATTTGCAGTAGATTAGGATACACTCGATATTTATTAACATCGAGTATTTCTTGTAGCTTTTTGAGATGAAATGTTGGTCAGCTTTGTGATTACTACTGCTCTTCATAGCACATCTTGTGATCATTTCCGTAATATGATTATCATCTCGACCTTTGTATACTGCCCGGCTGTGCTTCTAACTTCTATTGCTTTTGCTATATCTCAACCTAAAAAACTACCACGTTTTGCCTTACATTGTTATATGAGGGTATACCAGCATATGGTGATGAAATGGTTAAGTTCATGTGGTGGTTAGTTGTGGTGGGTGGTAAtccattttttctttctcatactttataatataaatctACCGTCCTGCATCATCATGGTGCTTGGATCTGACCATGGATTTGCTAATACTATTCATATTGATCCATGGATTTGCTTTAAATGTACTGTCTAGAGGCAGAATTGTGAACTTTTTTTATAGTGACAAGAAAAGGTTGGATTTGCTTTGAATTGTCTGTATTATTTCCACCACAGCATGATTATCTGCAGACTAGTTTTTAGTAGTAGACCAGAAAATGTTGGATTTCTGAATGCTGCTGTGATAGTTGTATGGCATTATCTGATCAACACTCTCTATTAGTGAAAAAAATACACTTTTGAGAGACTGCACTTGTTCACTACTTCAGTAAGGTGCTTTTGTGTGCATATGACGCATTTACCTACATATATTGGAGGCCTATTCTCCATTTCACATTGCTTGATTCAAATGGATCCTTAAGCCTACTTTTATCTGCATTTTGATGTTATCATCTTAAAGATGAACCATTGTTATCAGATAACTCATAACTGTTTTATGTATGTTACCTAGGTAGcgttttatttttcctttgtaAATAATATCTGTATGGTCACATGTTTCTTCTCTTTTTCTCCCTGCATTTTGATTCAGTTCTAGAATCAATGGGAGAGAGACCCTTGTAGGGGATTATAGTGGGAATGTATGGTAGTCAATGCTGGGTTTGATTCCATGGGAGGAGTTACTGATGGTGGAGCTGAAATTTCTTCTGCACCATCTCCACAGCAATTGTCAGATCTTGAGAAAACCCAAGCACAGCTTAGGTAAAGCGGTTGTTCTTTGTTTATCATAGTTTTGCTCTGACTATTTTGACCCGTCTTCAAATCAAGCTCACATTTGATAAGTCTATTGCAGGGAGACCTTCAATGCTGCTGAGAAGTATAGAAGAGAATTAGAATTCTTACAAAAAGTATGTTGACATGATCATAGAACTTTAGATTGTATTTTTAGGTCTAAAGTCTTTTATGTATAGACGTATAGTGATTAGTTGTTGCTATATGCAGGGTGGTGATCCGCTAGATTTGAAATTTGGGAATGTAGCACCAGTTAGCCTGCAGTCCACTTCGCTGATAGATCCAAATAAAGAGCAAATTGTCACAAGGTTCATATCTGTTGTCTAACGAATGGGTCAATACAATATAATTAGAGGGGGCATTATTAACCCAGTTACTCATGAGTTTATCGATTCGGAATATGTTTTATCTCCAGTTTATACAATTAGCCAAATGTAGAAGATAGCTAAAAAGAATACAGGTTGGGATTTGCCTCGATGTTTTTTTAAGCATATAACATccaaaacttttttcttttgatgattaattaaataatataacttcGATAATCATATTATATTTGAGACACCGCTTTTGTATAAAAAAGTTCAAAGATTTCAGACAAAATTGTTTAGGCTACCCAACCTGAGGTGAGCCCTTTTAAGACTTATTACCTATATAACCCATTACCCACTCTGCTCAATCTGAccaatttgccacctctagtatCATCgttattattagtaattgtaccttttatttttttcatggtATCACAGTGTAGTGAAAGGCAGTTTTGCTGTAACTGCATCACCTCATGATTCTGTTGAAAGTAGTGGCAGGCTCGGGGCTCCTTCAGTTGGTGAAGCCAATAGTGCTGATAACCTTAAGCTATTTGATGGTAACAATAAGTATCGTGATGGTGAAAAGAGATCTCTGCATTCTCGTATAAATAGTACTACCCAATCTGATGTTGCACTAGAAATTCCCAAAAAGTCATACAGGCGTAGGATTAGGTCTCGCCCTAATCGTGATGTTGCTCGGTCAAGTTCTACTGATGCAGGTCCTCGGAGTGGTCAACCCTATATTTCTAGTACTTCCAAGCCTAAAAGTCCTATGTCTCACAAGAACTTAGCTTCTAACAATCGTTTGGATGTCAAATTAAATGGTAGCCAGAATCACAAGTCAACCCTCAGTCCTGCATGTGGTCAACCTTTAACATCTGATACTCAAGAAGCTCCACTTTCTATGTGTTCTGCAGAACATGGATCTGTAGGACAGGTAGAGCAGGAAACTTTGGGTTCTAGGCATCCTCCTACTGCCAATACACAAACAGCTGGAAACCAAGACTTGAGTCGGacaaatgataataatagtgGAGAACTACAGGTTAAAAAGGGTTGTGATTCCAAGTCATCGTGCAGTCAAACCAATAATGAGAATGAACCTGTGGCCATTATAAGAAACACTCATTCTAATGGGATAGTAGAACATGATTTAGCATCAAGGGAGTCACCAAGTATGGAACAAATTGGTGTAAATACGGCAAATGATGATAAGATATCAGACACTGGCAATGGTAATTCTGATCCGTGCTCTCCGAGACACAATGACAATGGTTCTACACTTAAGGAAGAGGAAGGTTTAAAAGAATCTGAAGCTGCCTTGCAAGAGTCTACATTGTCCCTTAGGTGTTCGACTGATGGTCCAGAGCAACATACATGCCCTCAGGGCAATGTGAAACTGGCGATCAAAGAACATGGAGACTCAGTTTTAGAAGCGGCACGGATTATACAGGTTTAAACAGTGTTATCTTCCGTTTTTTGGTCTTATGGCATATGATCAGTCTCAAGTAATTAATGGTGCTCATTGATACGTAACTGGACCGATATTAAAACtggaaaattagaaaaatggATGCAAGAACTGGTCGTTCAAACCGCTGTGGTACTCGTATGGTTCTGGTTTAAAACCCTAGTAATATTTCCCCTCTATTATAAACTTAGAATGGCTTTGTTTCTAGTTTGGAAACTTAGGAAGATTATTGAAAATGCGTCAAACTGATAACTGGTTCTTTGAGAACTATATAACCCAGAACCTAACCAAACTCCCAGTAATGGTCTATATAGGTTcttgagtgatgatgatgtaGACCAATTTGCTGACACCCATACTCAGTAGCTGATTTGAGATTATTAATGTGAACAGGAAAAACGTAAGAGGATAGCCGGTTTATCGGTTGGAATCTTCTCTTCTGATAGTAATCATAGATCACATTGGCATTTTGTTCTTCAAGAGATGTCATGGATGGCTAATGACTTTGCACAGGTTTGTTTTATTGATACTTATAAGTTAAACTTTATGAATATCTTTCTTCTTACAGTTTTAAGTGAAGTACTTAGTTAATGCTCTTCATTTCACCTTTTTCACGGATTTACTGGTTCTTGTTTGTTCATAGGAACGTCTTTGGAAGGTAACTGCTGCTTCTCATATTTCTCGTAGCGCTGCTTATAATTCACGGGTCAGATTTCAGCAACAAACTTCTCTGTGGAAGCAAAAAGAAGTTGCTCACACATTGGCAGGAGCTGTCATGGAATTTTGGCACACATTGCAGGTGAACTAATAAGTTTTATAATGATACCGTAAACCATGTTAGCATCTTTGAAACAGGTTAGTAATTGGATGCTTAATGGATAAATATTTCACTCTGCAATTGACGGATGTCAACAGTTGATATATCCATAACAATAGATATTGTGCATGTCATTTCGCATGTGATTGTTCACATATTCACATGTGATCATCCAATCTTGAGCCTTCATCCTTTTTATCTAAGATTGGTTCTGTAGTTCCTTACaaatttggggatttttaaTGGACCTCCCCCTATATGTATACATGTATTTTACTGTATGCGTAACATATTCAAATTACtggtttatttatttaaggTCAAATATTGTAACAGGTGAAATGCCATGAGTTGAAGTTAGAAGGGTCTAAAACGGATAATTTAATTGGACTTCATCAATATGGGATAAGATTCTTGGAGTATAATAGTAGCTCTCAGGCTCAGTATAACTCAGCTCAAGCGCCTATGACTCCTGATAGGATTTCTGATCTCGGCATCGTAGACATTTTGTGGGAGGATAATTTGACAGAAGTATGGAGCGACAACTGGTATCTTTACAGTAGAGGTGGCAGTTTTGGCCCAAATATGGCTAAAGTGGTCAATTTGGGTTATAGTTTGCCTCTAATGGGTCAGATGGATATAAACTCTAAAATCAGTCATAATGGAAACAGGTTGAGTGGGCCAAATGGTTTGAAAGTCGCACAGTAAATTCTCCCAAATTGTTATAATCTGAAAATTAGGTTATCATTTTAGTATTTCTAGTCATTTATAGAATTTTAGAAAGTAAAAaggacaaaaaagaaaagaagaaaactaAACATGTGCAAGTTGGACAACCTGATCCAGCCCTTGATAACAGTTAcatgtttcaactttcaacctgACTCATTACCCAAtttgcccattttgccacctctactctATAGCTAACTAAATACCTTGAACAATTATCGCTTTACATTTGTTTATCTTGTAATTTTGCCATTATTCtgcatattttatatttaaataatgcaCACGGAGGAACTTATTTTATAGAGATATAGACGTAATGTTTGGgccatttttcttgaattttttgcCACATTTTAGTTAATATGGTCAAGGTGGTACTAATACCAAGTGTTCTGTGTGTGCAGGAGAACCTGTTTTATACGGTACCATCTGGTGCCATTGAGGCCTATAGAAAGTCTATTGAATCTCATTTGCTACAATCTGAGGTAAACACATTATTCAAGAGTGAACATAAGTCTTTTTTCTCATGTCGTCTCAGTTTAAACTTACACAAAATCGACCTAATCGGTCCAAACTCGGTGTTAACCTGGTCAAAAGTTGGGTTGACTAATCTAAACAACTGTGTTAATGTTTCTAAACATACTTCTAGTTTTCTAGGGTCCCATGAACAGTTCTATGCTCCTATAAAtgttttttcataatttatacaTAATATTTCCAATTCGAGACTCCTAGACTACTGTCTGCCTAGGCCAAATGGGGTTgactaatttaaaaaattgtgtTAATGTTTCTAAAACATACTTCTAGGATCCCATGAACACTTCTATGCTCCTATGAACATGTCATAcatatagttttttaatttatatatacaagttcCAATCCAAGACTCCTAGACTACTCGATGCCTAGCCCAAATTACTCACTCCAAGGTTCTTGACTGGAGGAGCACTGATTGGCGAATTTTACAACTATGCTTATGAGGGAACTGGTAGAATCTTATgcatccatatttttttttctggtAATGTATGTTATGGTATAACTcatcatcaaaattttaaaggTCAAATCATACTATAATGTAAAAGTAGCTATCAAGAGTTGGCACAAATTGCTTTGAACTTGACTGCATCTATCATTATTTGGCACCCCCATAGAACACTCAATTTCTCATCTTCAAAGCATATAGGCATGGATattga is drawn from Erigeron canadensis isolate Cc75 chromosome 9, C_canadensis_v1, whole genome shotgun sequence and contains these coding sequences:
- the LOC122582464 gene encoding uncharacterized protein LOC122582464; protein product: MAAISLFPIGCKVEVSSDEEGFDGSWYVATVINIIKKKKSKKTMYEVNYDTLNKEVDTNEPLTEVVDPSFVRPVPPVGNYRDFEVNDVVDVYLRDGWWIGVVKKVIIIDNGDQKSRKYVVASFQDEVESEKSGLRFHREWVDSCWRLGLPPNKKNNEDTCVAKNKRKNVYQRENKENVHKKKEPSLNENIYELASILKSLTTRQQAHLHEIGFGCLIGFYIEHLPRKLQSLAVDRLDAVNCEMMVHGTLMKITKQDVHDILGFPMGIIQVKAVKKAGLGDTILVSMWKTRYPRFRNGVQRIHLSDVMQMITSQPEGGSNFKIDILVAIMTIMGEGKSNGVINQWFLGSVNNENDIKNMDWCGYVIECLRRSKENGSWNAGLLAFLVVWYAQKISKQQKETPAILHWTFEELKAIEQMECSEVNFVSNQERKDGEETHELIPLSVDQSDHVGFPGSSCFRPPDQHDEASGALNNDIMNQYQQVWPFVKQSAFWATIESLEFFRQPSQKPHFSPLKKVKVDHREGLAISCVVTFKNLVDKISKIQLTDPVDIINDSLETLVDLETHGFDVGAVRACLNEMLSLKDKVGQLRDLERKVEESKKCEQVEMNHLEVSVKKLQKEMEMKNEEVKKLQKEKVMKNEKVMKLQSNSHLLSKQILDCEHSFKKLTATSL